Proteins encoded together in one Mus caroli chromosome 4, CAROLI_EIJ_v1.1, whole genome shotgun sequence window:
- the Klf4 gene encoding Krueppel-like factor 4 produces MRQPPGESDMAVSDALLPSFSTFASGPAGREKTLRPAGAPTNRWREELSHMKRLPPLPGRPYDLAATVATDLESGGAGAACSTNNPALLARRETEEFNDLLDLDFILSNSLTHQESVAATVTTSASASSSSSPASSGPASAPSTCSFSYPIRAGGDPGVAASNTGGGLLYSRESAPPPTAPFNLADINDVSPSGGFVAELLRPELDPVYIPPQQPQPPGGGLMGKFVLKASLTTPGSEYSSPSVISVSKGSPDGSHPVVVAPYSGGPPRMCPKIKQEAVPSCTVSRSLEAHLSAGPQLSNGHRPNTHDFPLGRQLPTRTTPTLSPEELLNSRDCHPGLTLPPGFHPHPGPNYPPFLPDQMQSQVPSLHYQELMPPGSCLPEEPKPKRGRRSWPRKRTATHTCDYAGCGKTYTKSSHLKAHLRTHTGEKPYHCDWDGCGWKFARSDELTRHYRKHTGHRPFQCQKCDRAFSRSDHLALHMKRHF; encoded by the exons ATGAG GCAGCCACCTGGCGAGTCTGACATGGCTGTCAGCGACGCTCTGCTCCCGTCCTTCTCCACGTTCGCGTCCGGCCCGGCGGGAAGGGAGAAGACACTGCGTCCAGCAGGTGCCCCGACTAAC CGTTGGCGTGAGGAACTCTCTCACATGAAGCGACTTCCCCCACTTCCCGGCCGCCCCTACGACCTGGCGGCGACGGTGGCCACAGACCTGGAGAGTGGCGGAGCTGGTGCAGCTTGCAGCACTAACAACCCGGCCCTCCTAGCCCGGAGGGAGACCGAGGAGTTCAACGACCTCCTGGACCTAGACTTTATCCTTTCCAACTCGCTAACCCACCAGGAATCGGTGGCCGCCACCGTGACCACCTCGGCGTCAGCTTCATCCTCGTCTTCCCCAGCGAGCAGCGGCCCTGCCAGCGCGCCCTCCACCTGCAGCTTCAGCTATCCGATCCGGGCCGGGGGTGACCCGGGCGTGGCTGCCAGCAACACAGGTGGAGGGCTCCTCTACAGCCGAGAATCTGCGCCACCTCCCACGGCCCCCTTCAACCTGGCGGACATCAATGACGTGAGCCCCTCGGGCGGCTTCGTGGCTGAGCTCCTGCGGCCGGAGTTGGACCCAGTATACATTCCGCCACAGCAGCCTCAGCCGCCAGGTGGCGGGCTGATGGGCAAGTTTGTGCTGAAGGCGTCTCTGACCACCCCTGGCAGCGAGTACAGCAGCCCTTCGGTCATCAGTGTTAGCAAAGGAAGCCCAGACGGCAGCCACCCCGTGGTAGTGGCGCCCTACAGCGGTGGCCCGCCGCGCATGTGCCCCAAGATTAAGCAAGAGGCGGTCCCGTCCTGCACGGTCAGCCGGTCCCTAGAGGCCCATTTGAGCGCTGGACCCCAGCTCAGCAACGGCCACCGGCCCAACACACACGACTTCCCCCTGGGGCGGCAGCTCCCCACCAGGACTACCCCTACACTGAGTCCCGAGGAACTGCTGAACAGCAGGGACTGTCACCCTGGCCTGACTCTTCCCCCAGGATTCCATCCCCATCCGGGGCCCAACTACCCTCCTTTCCTGCCAGACCAGATGCAGTCACAAGTCCCCTCTCTCCATTATCAAG AGCTCATGCCACCGGGTTCCTGCCTGCCAGAGGAGCCCAAGCCAAAGAGGGGAAGAAGGTCGTGGCCCCGGAAAAGAACAGCCACCCACACTTGTGACTATGCAGGCTGTGGCAAAACCTATACCAAGAGTTCTCATCTCAAAGCACACCTGCGAACTCACACAG GCGAGAAACCTTACCACTGTGACTGGGACGGCTGTGGGTGGAAATTCGCCCGCTCCGATGAACTGACCAGGCACTACCGCAAACACACAGGGCACCGGCCCTTTCAGTGCCAGAAGTGCGACAGGGCCTTTTCCAGGTCGGACCACCTTGCCTTACACATGAAGAGGCACTTTTAA